One segment of Rhodopirellula baltica SH 1 DNA contains the following:
- a CDS encoding DUF1592 domain-containing protein, which translates to MLRPAIVVAAALIFGFVDPVLGDDSPDQSERIEAVDCSTLTGKVMCGYQGWFNCEGDGAGLGWRHWGRDSKKPLGPGNVTVDLWPDMSEYSPGERFATEFQHSDGSVAEVFSSANEQTVRRHFQWMREYGIDGAFVQRFATSLRSPASLANRTAILNHCRRGSEENGRAFAVMYDLSGLREGELDVVQQDWTRLVNEEAITSSDAYLHHNGMPLVAIWGVGFAERHQPGAYTLDDCKALIAQLKRAGCSIMLGIPTGWRELNRDCVTDPAVRSIFEMADVISPWTPGRYRNPEQAQRHGEQTWQPDQQECGANGQGYLPVVFPGFSWFNLRNGDAPLDDIPRLKGQFLWSQIIAAKKAGAEMLYVAMFDEVDEATAIFKCTNNPPRGRDAKFVTYEGLPSDHYLKIVGRAAQLLRGEVASTETLPSEWLTTQVSTSGTAEAENDPVQPPPPPANQVISDDLPAIRKFVSGQCLDCHTGSDAEAGLDLQAFDFNADQFAQPDFATAEWEKILRRVNTRQMPPPDYGQPDEATYSRVTAALVSVLDHHAQQFPRPGRVGAMRRMTRVEYQYAIRDLLAVTIDASDYLPKDESSHGFDNITVEELSPTHLNRYVSAAQKIARVAIGGLGNGPAGVTIRLPADRSQEKHVEGLPFGTRGGVLFDQHFPQTGEYEIELKLTRDRDEQVEGLHREHEIDVLVDRARVHQFKVFPPKKTGKYGGPDYTHSDSHLKQRLHFDAGRHSIGVTFPKTFSSLTEGKRQPFDANFNRHRHPRLTPAIYQVSIVGPFVPEGPGNTTSRQAIFGEHWSGENANRDDAQTILERLARRAYRRSVTDDELDLLMNFFDEGFSSGNFDEGIESALTALLVNPNFLFRIESVDPNAVASPETNVVAVNDHELASRLASFLWSSLPDDELLDLADAKQLRNDDVLAGQVARMLVDPRANSLVTNFASQWLQLRNLDSITPDLRLFPDFDDNLRQSFQRETQLLFQDVLTNDRSVTDLIASQDTFLNERLATHYGIRGVTGSHFRRVKVSPESHRGGILRHGSILMVTSYATRTSPTIRGNWVMENIFGTPAPPPPPNVPNLKEKDTLAAMTVRERLAMHRANPTCASCHDLIDPLGFALENFDAVGRWRQFEGTLDVDSSGQLPDGTELQSVDELEAGIVARPDIFAQTVAEKLMTYALGRAVEPHDGPAIRRIVRGASQSNYTLASLINGIVLSEPFRYRETSSESNNTQSSR; encoded by the coding sequence TTGCTTCGTCCCGCCATTGTCGTTGCCGCCGCGTTGATATTCGGGTTCGTCGATCCCGTGTTGGGGGACGATTCTCCGGACCAATCCGAACGGATCGAAGCGGTCGATTGCAGCACGCTGACCGGCAAGGTGATGTGCGGCTACCAAGGCTGGTTCAACTGCGAGGGAGACGGCGCCGGACTTGGTTGGCGACATTGGGGACGCGACTCGAAAAAGCCACTTGGTCCAGGCAATGTCACGGTCGACCTTTGGCCGGACATGTCGGAGTACTCACCGGGAGAACGCTTTGCCACCGAGTTCCAGCATTCCGACGGCAGCGTCGCTGAAGTGTTCAGCAGCGCCAACGAACAAACCGTTCGCCGTCACTTTCAATGGATGCGTGAGTACGGAATCGATGGTGCCTTTGTCCAACGCTTTGCGACTTCGCTGAGATCTCCTGCCAGTCTCGCGAATCGAACCGCGATTTTGAATCACTGTCGTCGCGGCTCCGAAGAGAACGGGCGAGCCTTCGCGGTGATGTATGACTTGTCGGGGCTTCGAGAAGGAGAACTCGACGTCGTTCAACAAGACTGGACTCGTCTGGTCAACGAAGAAGCAATCACCAGCAGCGACGCATACCTGCATCACAACGGCATGCCCCTCGTCGCGATTTGGGGTGTCGGGTTCGCCGAACGGCACCAGCCCGGTGCATACACGCTGGATGATTGCAAAGCATTGATCGCTCAACTGAAACGAGCCGGTTGCAGCATCATGCTGGGTATCCCGACCGGCTGGCGAGAACTCAACCGAGACTGCGTGACCGATCCGGCGGTCCGATCAATCTTTGAAATGGCGGATGTGATCAGCCCATGGACGCCTGGACGCTATCGCAATCCAGAGCAAGCCCAGCGACACGGCGAGCAGACTTGGCAACCTGATCAACAAGAGTGCGGTGCCAACGGACAAGGTTACTTGCCCGTCGTCTTCCCCGGTTTCAGCTGGTTCAATCTTCGCAACGGAGACGCACCCCTGGATGACATCCCGCGACTGAAAGGCCAATTCCTTTGGTCGCAAATCATCGCGGCGAAGAAGGCCGGTGCAGAAATGCTGTACGTTGCAATGTTTGACGAAGTTGATGAAGCCACCGCCATCTTCAAGTGCACCAACAATCCACCGCGAGGACGCGACGCAAAATTCGTGACCTACGAAGGCTTGCCCAGCGATCACTATCTCAAGATCGTCGGCCGAGCGGCTCAGTTGTTGCGCGGCGAAGTCGCATCCACCGAGACATTGCCCAGCGAGTGGCTGACGACTCAGGTCAGCACATCTGGAACTGCCGAGGCTGAGAACGATCCTGTTCAACCACCCCCGCCGCCAGCGAACCAAGTCATTTCAGACGATCTTCCCGCGATTCGCAAATTTGTTTCCGGTCAATGTCTCGATTGTCACACCGGAAGCGACGCCGAAGCGGGATTGGATTTGCAGGCGTTTGATTTCAACGCCGATCAGTTTGCACAACCTGACTTCGCGACAGCCGAGTGGGAAAAGATTCTGCGACGAGTCAACACACGTCAGATGCCGCCGCCCGATTACGGCCAGCCCGATGAAGCGACCTACTCTCGAGTCACAGCCGCGTTGGTTTCGGTCCTCGATCATCACGCCCAGCAGTTCCCACGCCCCGGCCGAGTGGGTGCGATGCGGCGGATGACTCGCGTGGAATATCAATACGCGATCCGTGATTTGTTGGCGGTGACCATCGATGCATCAGACTACCTTCCCAAGGATGAGTCCAGTCACGGGTTTGACAACATCACCGTCGAGGAACTCTCACCGACTCACCTGAACCGTTACGTGTCGGCCGCACAAAAGATCGCTCGCGTGGCCATCGGAGGTTTAGGAAACGGTCCCGCGGGAGTGACGATTCGCCTACCAGCCGACCGTTCGCAAGAAAAACATGTGGAAGGCTTGCCATTTGGAACCCGCGGCGGCGTGTTGTTCGATCAGCACTTCCCGCAAACGGGTGAGTACGAAATCGAATTGAAATTGACTCGCGACCGAGACGAACAAGTCGAGGGTTTGCACCGCGAACACGAAATTGACGTGCTGGTCGATCGTGCTCGAGTGCACCAGTTCAAGGTGTTTCCACCAAAAAAGACTGGCAAGTACGGCGGTCCCGACTACACGCATTCGGATTCCCATTTGAAACAGCGTTTGCACTTCGATGCCGGTCGCCATTCGATTGGCGTCACCTTCCCGAAAACTTTCTCGTCGCTGACCGAGGGCAAACGACAGCCATTCGATGCCAACTTCAATCGGCACCGGCATCCACGATTGACGCCGGCGATCTATCAAGTGTCGATCGTGGGACCATTCGTTCCGGAAGGTCCCGGCAACACAACCAGTCGCCAAGCAATCTTCGGCGAGCACTGGTCGGGCGAAAACGCGAACCGGGACGACGCCCAGACGATCCTTGAGCGTTTGGCTCGACGAGCGTATCGCCGCTCAGTCACTGACGACGAACTCGATTTGCTGATGAATTTCTTTGATGAAGGTTTCTCATCCGGCAACTTCGACGAGGGCATCGAGTCCGCTCTCACCGCGTTGCTCGTCAATCCAAATTTCCTATTCCGGATTGAATCCGTCGATCCAAATGCCGTTGCGTCACCAGAAACAAATGTCGTTGCGGTCAATGACCATGAACTGGCGTCTCGATTGGCATCGTTCTTGTGGAGCAGTTTGCCCGACGACGAATTATTGGACCTCGCCGACGCCAAGCAATTGCGAAACGATGATGTGCTGGCCGGGCAAGTCGCACGAATGTTAGTCGACCCACGTGCAAATTCACTCGTCACAAACTTCGCCTCGCAGTGGTTGCAATTACGCAACCTGGATTCGATCACGCCCGACCTGCGATTGTTCCCGGACTTCGACGACAACCTTCGCCAATCCTTTCAACGCGAAACTCAGTTGTTGTTTCAGGATGTTCTGACGAACGATCGAAGCGTTACGGATTTGATCGCCTCGCAAGACACTTTTTTGAACGAACGTTTGGCCACGCACTACGGGATCCGAGGCGTCACCGGCAGCCATTTCCGCCGCGTCAAAGTTTCACCCGAGTCGCACCGCGGTGGCATCTTGCGGCACGGCAGCATTTTAATGGTCACCTCGTACGCCACTCGAACGTCGCCGACCATTCGCGGCAACTGGGTGATGGAAAACATCTTCGGAACACCGGCCCCTCCACCACCGCCGAACGTCCCCAATTTGAAAGAAAAAGACACGCTCGCGGCGATGACGGTTCGCGAACGCCTGGCGATGCACCGAGCCAATCCGACTTGTGCGAGTTGCCATGACTTGATCGATCCGCTTGGCTTCGCTCTCGAAAACTTTGACGCGGTCGGGCGTTGGCGACAATTTGAAGGCACGCTGGATGTCGATTCGTCGGGGCAACTCCCCGATGGCACCGAGTTGCAGTCGGTCGATGAACTGGAAGCCGGCATCGTGGCGCGACCGGACATCTTCGCTCAAACCGTTGCCGAAAAACTGATGACCTACGCACTTGGGCGAGCCGTCGAGCCACACGACGGACCGGCAATTCGCCGCATCGTTCGCGGTGCGTCGCAGTCCAACTACACGCTGGCTTCTCTGATCAATGGCATCGTTCTGAGCGAGCCGTTTCGGTACCGAGAAACCTCGTCTGAATCGAACAACACTCAATCATCCCGATGA
- a CDS encoding sulfatase-like hydrolase/transferase, producing the protein MHRSFLAHLFAFVSSALFAAERPHVVVILVDDMGYGDPGCFNPDSKIETPNIDSLARDGMRFTNAHAPGPLCHMSRYGLMTGRYPFRTDVSVWPREPLIDPDQATLASLAKSQGYRTTMVGKWHLGFEERANESYDRPLLGGPVDRGFDHFFGIRASTDIPPYFYINDRNAVHPPTDRIEANASEGWSPIQGAFWRAGGIAPDLELADVLPHFTDVAISSIQAHPNAEDASPMMLYLAYPAPHTPWLPSPEFTGKSKVDSYGDFVMMVDHEVGRVLDTLKVHDMERDTIVIFTSDNGPVWYENDTERFQHDSAGGFRGMKADAWEAGHRMPFIVRWPGHASASSSTDHLVCFTDLMATFADIWETELPQDAGPDSHSFLPALLQQPFEEGTKRTEFVMRAGSKSTMTIRAGDWKLITGLGSGGFSKPSRIPPKPGGPTGQLYNLKSDPAEANNVYQDHPDIVQRLQKRMKQIVDDGRSR; encoded by the coding sequence GTGCATCGCTCCTTCCTCGCACATTTGTTTGCATTCGTTTCGTCGGCGCTCTTTGCTGCCGAACGTCCTCATGTTGTTGTGATCTTGGTCGACGACATGGGGTATGGAGACCCGGGGTGTTTCAATCCCGATTCCAAGATCGAAACACCGAACATCGATTCACTCGCTCGCGATGGGATGCGATTCACCAACGCGCATGCACCGGGACCTCTGTGTCACATGTCGCGGTATGGGTTGATGACGGGACGTTATCCGTTTCGAACCGATGTCAGCGTTTGGCCACGCGAACCTCTAATCGATCCCGATCAAGCCACGCTGGCTTCGCTGGCGAAATCACAGGGTTACCGAACCACCATGGTTGGCAAGTGGCACTTGGGGTTTGAAGAACGTGCCAACGAATCCTATGACCGTCCGTTGTTGGGTGGTCCCGTGGATCGTGGCTTCGACCACTTCTTTGGCATCCGAGCCTCCACTGATATTCCGCCCTACTTCTACATCAACGATCGCAACGCAGTGCATCCGCCTACGGATCGCATCGAGGCCAACGCCAGCGAGGGTTGGTCGCCGATCCAAGGTGCCTTTTGGAGAGCCGGCGGCATCGCTCCGGATTTGGAACTCGCCGATGTTTTGCCGCACTTCACGGACGTGGCGATCAGCAGCATCCAAGCTCATCCAAACGCTGAGGACGCATCTCCAATGATGTTGTATCTGGCTTATCCCGCACCCCACACGCCTTGGCTACCAAGTCCTGAGTTCACGGGCAAAAGCAAAGTCGACTCTTACGGCGATTTTGTGATGATGGTAGATCATGAAGTCGGACGTGTGCTGGATACTCTGAAGGTTCATGACATGGAACGTGACACGATCGTTATCTTCACTTCGGACAATGGACCGGTCTGGTACGAAAATGACACAGAGCGATTCCAGCATGACTCAGCCGGCGGTTTTCGCGGCATGAAAGCCGACGCCTGGGAGGCTGGCCACCGGATGCCGTTCATCGTTCGCTGGCCAGGCCACGCCAGCGCATCTAGCAGCACGGATCATCTGGTTTGCTTCACCGATTTGATGGCCACTTTCGCCGACATTTGGGAGACAGAGCTTCCCCAAGACGCTGGGCCGGACAGCCACAGTTTTCTGCCGGCGTTGCTTCAGCAGCCATTCGAAGAAGGTACGAAGAGAACCGAATTCGTGATGCGAGCCGGAAGCAAATCAACGATGACGATCCGAGCAGGCGATTGGAAATTGATCACCGGCCTCGGCTCGGGTGGCTTCTCAAAACCATCACGAATCCCGCCAAAACCCGGCGGCCCGACCGGTCAGCTTTACAACTTAAAAAGCGATCCCGCCGAAGCCAACAACGTTTACCAAGACCATCCTGACATCGTTCAGCGGTTGCAGAAACGCATGAAACAAATCGTCGACGATGGCCGCAGTCGCTGA
- a CDS encoding ankyrin repeat domain-containing protein — MFMAVVGSLLVCLCVVAAEPSDRNSTNERGVAPSASDHAWVSAAEQQRWDLVRESLAGDRVNVDASQPDGMTALHWAAYHNHSRTITALVAAGAEVDAETLYQVTPLSLACEYGNLRAVRALLDAGADANAARRGGESPLMLAARQGNANVVGSLIKAGADMEDKEARGQTALMWASAAGNLDAVDALIEAGCNVDTTLQQSGLSALMFAARHGQSAVVMRLLDAGLDVNTVAKPKRSGGRNPRSGMSAMMFAIESGHLQLACDLVRRGADPNDQRSGYAPLHAITWVRKTELGDNPEGDPAPRITGSIHSLDFVRQMVEMGADVNLQLNNGKSRGQRLNPKGATPFFLASRGADIELMTLLLELGSDPTIPNDDGTTALMAAAGVGVIAVGEEPGTPEEVDRAIEMLVDLEIDPNVVDRNRETAMHGAALRTFPTAVRKLTSVGARPEIWNHKNKRGWTPLDIAGGKRPGSVKPSPPTIEALKEAIEASSF, encoded by the coding sequence ATGTTCATGGCGGTTGTTGGATCGCTACTGGTTTGTCTTTGCGTTGTCGCGGCTGAGCCATCCGATCGGAATTCGACCAATGAGCGTGGCGTCGCTCCATCGGCATCCGATCACGCGTGGGTTTCCGCAGCGGAACAGCAACGTTGGGATTTGGTTCGCGAATCGCTGGCTGGCGATCGGGTGAACGTTGACGCGTCTCAGCCCGACGGAATGACCGCTTTGCACTGGGCGGCCTACCACAATCATTCCCGCACGATCACGGCCTTGGTCGCTGCCGGGGCGGAGGTGGATGCCGAAACACTGTATCAGGTCACACCGCTCAGCCTGGCGTGCGAGTATGGCAACCTCAGAGCGGTCCGAGCCTTGTTGGACGCCGGCGCCGATGCGAACGCGGCCCGACGCGGCGGCGAATCTCCGTTGATGTTGGCCGCGCGACAAGGCAACGCGAACGTTGTCGGTTCGCTTATCAAAGCCGGCGCCGACATGGAAGACAAAGAAGCCCGCGGGCAAACCGCACTGATGTGGGCATCCGCGGCCGGCAACCTGGATGCCGTCGATGCCTTGATCGAAGCGGGATGCAACGTTGACACGACACTGCAACAGTCCGGGCTGTCAGCGCTCATGTTCGCGGCTCGACACGGCCAATCGGCGGTGGTGATGCGTTTGCTCGATGCGGGGCTGGACGTCAACACGGTGGCGAAACCCAAACGCAGCGGCGGCCGAAACCCGCGGTCTGGAATGTCGGCGATGATGTTCGCGATTGAAAGCGGACACCTTCAGTTGGCTTGCGATTTGGTCCGTCGCGGTGCCGATCCAAACGACCAACGCAGCGGCTACGCTCCTTTGCACGCGATCACCTGGGTTCGCAAAACGGAATTGGGTGACAACCCGGAAGGCGACCCGGCACCGCGCATCACGGGATCCATTCACAGTTTGGACTTTGTCCGCCAAATGGTGGAAATGGGGGCCGACGTGAATCTGCAACTGAACAACGGTAAGTCACGCGGCCAACGCCTCAACCCCAAAGGCGCCACGCCGTTCTTCTTGGCCTCTCGCGGTGCTGACATTGAACTGATGACTCTGTTGCTGGAACTCGGATCCGACCCCACCATCCCCAATGACGACGGGACCACCGCGTTGATGGCTGCAGCAGGCGTCGGGGTGATCGCGGTTGGTGAAGAACCGGGCACGCCCGAAGAAGTGGACCGCGCGATTGAGATGTTGGTTGATCTAGAAATCGACCCCAACGTCGTGGATCGCAACCGAGAAACAGCGATGCACGGTGCCGCGTTGCGAACGTTTCCTACCGCGGTGCGAAAGCTGACCTCGGTCGGTGCACGTCCAGAAATTTGGAACCACAAGAACAAACGTGGTTGGACACCGCTGGACATCGCCGGTGGCAAACGTCCCGGCAGCGTCAAACCATCACCGCCGACAATCGAAGCTTTGAAAGAAGCGATTGAAGCTTCTAGCTTCTAG
- a CDS encoding right-handed parallel beta-helix repeat-containing protein, whose translation MQISEMIKRRFSARSKKQISKRRRKLQLETMEDRRLLAVVVDTFNDSIDPNDGLTSIREAIVVAANTAGDDTISVPSGRYLLNSPLRINDTSGHLLIQSLNGTATLDASQAVGLDKRAIDVSADSHASVQGFKLTGGSAEIGGAVFNQGNLEILDSILTDNSAVYAGGAIFNTGTLTVRDSVLKDNEVTQGDGGAIRTIPQSSVNVVDSTLKNNSAGSNAGAIFVEDALLSIDNSLIKDNVAGSGGGGVYAERASDVSIVDSRIIDNTARYAGGGVFVFESDLSVVESALTGNESIEGDGGAISLLGQSAGSIVDSNLSNNTSAVDGGAVYVKSSSLAINDSRVNENESGSAGGGIYADDLATIDIQDTVIKSNRTRYIGGAIFVYAVGISIDDSRILDNSVWESNGGGLAILGDSALQMTDSRVANNEAPNNAGGIIINNSFAIIDDSSIANNTSQSGGGGFYIENYSIVEITDSVIAENSTFYAGGGLFSYDSSLRIEDSRFVRNTVVYGDGGGASILGGSIAEITDTKFTDNDTASRGGGIFFDGNSLSLLGSRIDGNNAGGNGGGLAVLGGQATIVDSVINNNVSLSRGGAIYNEGSTDIVDTNLMFNQANVYGGAIFNASIGLIDISESFFKANETIYTRQGTAIYNDEGGVLLLDAATTFKDHISFVVYNA comes from the coding sequence ATGCAGATTTCAGAGATGATCAAGCGACGTTTCAGCGCTCGAAGCAAAAAGCAGATCAGCAAGCGACGTCGCAAACTGCAGCTAGAGACGATGGAAGACAGAAGGCTGCTTGCTGTTGTGGTCGATACTTTCAACGACAGCATTGATCCAAATGATGGACTCACCAGCATTCGCGAGGCAATCGTTGTCGCCGCGAACACCGCAGGCGATGACACTATCAGTGTTCCTTCAGGTCGATACTTGCTGAATTCTCCGTTGCGTATCAACGATACTAGCGGTCATCTCCTGATCCAAAGCCTCAATGGCACGGCCACTCTCGATGCCAGTCAAGCAGTCGGTCTAGACAAGCGTGCAATCGATGTGTCTGCGGACTCGCACGCTTCCGTCCAAGGATTCAAGCTGACCGGCGGATCTGCTGAAATCGGTGGTGCGGTGTTCAACCAAGGCAACTTGGAGATTCTGGATTCAATCTTGACTGACAACTCCGCTGTCTATGCCGGCGGTGCAATATTCAACACTGGTACTCTCACAGTCAGAGATTCGGTCCTAAAAGACAATGAGGTGACACAGGGGGATGGCGGGGCAATCCGAACGATTCCTCAATCATCAGTCAACGTGGTTGATTCAACGTTGAAAAATAATTCCGCAGGATCCAATGCAGGGGCAATCTTCGTCGAGGATGCCCTGCTGTCGATCGACAACTCTCTGATCAAAGACAACGTTGCCGGCAGTGGTGGCGGAGGAGTCTATGCTGAACGAGCTTCGGATGTGTCAATCGTTGATTCAAGAATCATTGACAATACAGCCAGGTATGCGGGCGGCGGAGTCTTCGTGTTTGAAAGCGATCTCTCGGTCGTCGAATCAGCCCTGACCGGAAACGAATCTATCGAAGGCGATGGTGGAGCGATCTCATTGCTCGGTCAAAGCGCCGGATCGATTGTCGACAGCAACCTGTCCAACAACACTTCAGCGGTTGATGGCGGTGCGGTCTACGTGAAAAGTAGCAGCCTGGCAATCAATGACAGCCGAGTCAATGAGAACGAGTCCGGCAGTGCCGGCGGAGGCATCTACGCAGATGATCTGGCGACGATCGATATTCAAGACACTGTCATTAAATCCAATCGGACGCGATACATCGGTGGCGCGATCTTCGTCTACGCTGTCGGTATCAGCATCGATGACAGCCGAATCCTGGACAACTCCGTTTGGGAATCTAATGGAGGCGGACTAGCTATCCTTGGGGACTCGGCTCTCCAGATGACCGATAGCAGAGTTGCCAACAATGAAGCTCCCAACAATGCCGGCGGAATCATAATCAACAACAGTTTTGCCATAATCGACGATTCCAGTATTGCAAACAACACTTCGCAAAGCGGAGGAGGTGGTTTCTACATCGAAAATTATTCTATTGTCGAAATCACTGACAGTGTGATCGCTGAAAACTCAACGTTTTACGCCGGTGGCGGACTCTTCAGCTACGACAGTTCGCTAAGAATTGAAGACAGTCGCTTTGTCCGAAACACCGTGGTGTATGGCGATGGAGGCGGAGCCAGTATTCTGGGTGGATCGATCGCCGAAATCACCGACACAAAATTCACCGACAACGACACCGCCTCAAGGGGAGGCGGGATTTTCTTTGACGGCAACTCCTTGAGCCTGTTAGGCAGTCGCATCGACGGCAACAATGCGGGGGGAAACGGCGGAGGTTTGGCGGTCCTTGGCGGGCAAGCCACGATTGTCGACTCAGTCATCAACAACAACGTCAGTCTTTCCAGAGGTGGAGCCATCTACAACGAAGGGTCGACCGACATCGTTGACACGAACTTGATGTTCAATCAAGCGAACGTTTACGGCGGCGCGATATTCAATGCCAGTATCGGCCTGATCGATATCTCCGAATCGTTCTTCAAGGCAAACGAGACCATTTACACTCGGCAAGGAACGGCGATCTACAACGACGAAGGCGGCGTCTTGCTACTAGACGCTGCGACCACGTTTAAAGATCACATCTCATTCGTCGTCTACAACGCGTAG
- a CDS encoding DUF1552 domain-containing protein — MKRSHLSRRTLLRGTGAAVALPLLDAMIPAMTASAATAAAPSRLKRIGYIYIPMGYNPAEWTPEGETLDELPSSLSPLEEVKDHLTVISNTDLQNAYPGSHATSNSAFLSAARAKRTESSDYYNGTTVDQVAARKIGATTQLPSLELSMDLLSTVGQCDNGYACVYQNSLSWASPTQPLPSEAHPRIVFESLFGEGGTPEQRRAAMQKRASLLDSINLEIKRIKNRVGASDRNKIDGYLESIREVERRIQLAEQNSHENPLPDLDRPVGVPTAYADHAKLMFDLQLLAFQGDITRVVSFQLAREASTRTYPEIGVPDPHHPVTHHGRDPEKLAKVAKINQFHVSLFADFLKRMNEVPEGDGTLLDHSLYMYGSGMGDPDAHDHSNLPILVAGGAAENMRGNRHLRFKDPEPLSNLHLTLLNKVGVPLESFADSTGTVEDLFDPVTL; from the coding sequence ATGAAACGATCCCATCTCTCTCGCCGAACCTTGCTTCGCGGCACCGGTGCCGCCGTCGCGTTGCCATTGCTCGACGCGATGATTCCGGCCATGACCGCATCCGCGGCGACCGCGGCCGCGCCGAGCCGGTTGAAACGCATTGGATACATCTACATTCCAATGGGTTACAACCCGGCTGAGTGGACACCCGAGGGCGAAACGCTCGACGAATTGCCGTCCAGCTTGTCACCGTTGGAAGAGGTGAAGGATCACTTGACCGTGATCTCCAACACCGATTTGCAAAACGCTTACCCCGGTTCACATGCGACATCGAACTCTGCGTTTTTGAGTGCCGCTCGAGCCAAGCGAACCGAGAGCAGCGATTACTACAACGGAACGACGGTCGATCAAGTCGCGGCTCGTAAGATCGGTGCGACCACTCAGTTGCCTTCGCTGGAACTGTCGATGGACCTGTTGTCCACGGTCGGGCAGTGCGACAACGGTTACGCGTGTGTGTACCAGAACAGTTTGTCCTGGGCTTCTCCGACGCAGCCGTTGCCATCCGAAGCCCATCCGCGAATTGTGTTTGAAAGCTTGTTCGGGGAAGGCGGGACGCCCGAGCAACGGCGAGCCGCGATGCAGAAACGAGCCAGCTTGCTGGATTCGATCAACTTGGAAATCAAGCGGATCAAGAATCGTGTGGGTGCCTCGGATCGCAACAAGATCGATGGTTACCTGGAAAGCATTCGCGAAGTCGAACGCCGGATCCAATTGGCGGAACAAAACAGTCACGAAAATCCGCTGCCCGACCTGGATCGTCCCGTTGGTGTCCCCACCGCGTACGCCGATCACGCGAAGCTGATGTTCGATCTGCAGTTGCTCGCCTTCCAAGGCGATATCACGCGAGTCGTTTCGTTCCAGTTGGCTCGCGAAGCCAGCACTCGAACGTATCCGGAGATCGGTGTTCCTGATCCTCACCACCCTGTGACGCACCACGGTCGCGATCCGGAAAAACTGGCCAAGGTCGCCAAGATCAACCAGTTCCATGTTTCGCTGTTTGCGGACTTCCTGAAACGGATGAATGAAGTCCCCGAAGGCGACGGGACATTGCTCGATCATTCGCTCTACATGTACGGCAGCGGCATGGGCGATCCGGATGCTCACGACCACAGCAATCTGCCAATCTTGGTGGCTGGTGGTGCAGCCGAAAACATGCGTGGCAATCGTCACCTTCGGTTCAAAGACCCTGAGCCATTGTCGAACCTTCACCTGACGTTGCTCAACAAAGTCGGTGTGCCGTTGGAATCGTTCGCGGACAGCACCGGAACGGTCGAGGACCTCTTTGATCCGGTGACACTGTGA